A stretch of the Lolium perenne isolate Kyuss_39 chromosome 3, Kyuss_2.0, whole genome shotgun sequence genome encodes the following:
- the LOC127344304 gene encoding histone H3.2 has protein sequence MARTKQTARKSTGGKAPRKQLATKAARKSAPATGGVKKPHRFRPGTVALREIRKYQKSTELLIRKLPFQRLVREIAQDFKTDLRFQSSAVSALQEAAEAYLVGLFEDTNLCAIHAKRVTIMPKDIQLARRIRGERA, from the coding sequence atggCGCGCACCAAGCAAACCGCGCGCAAGTCGACCGGCGGCAAGGCGCCGCGGAAGCAGCTAGCCACCAAGGCGGCGCGCAAGTCGGCGCCGGCCACGGGCGGCGTGAAGAAGCCGCACCGCTTCCGCCCCGGCACCGTCGCGCTCCGCGAGATCCGCAAGTACCAGAAGAGCACGGAGCTGCTCATCCGCAAGCTGCCCTTCCAGCGCCTCGTGCGCGAGATCGCGCAGGACTTCAAGACGGACCTGCGGTTCCAGAGCTCCGCCGTGTCGGCCCTGCAGGAGGCCGCCGAGGCGTACCTGGTGGGGCTGTTTGAGGACACCAACCTCTGCGCCATCCACGCCAAGCGCGTCACCATCATGCCCAAGGACATCCAGCTCGCCCGCCGCATCCGGGGCGAGAGGGCCTAG